A genomic window from Roseofilum casamattae BLCC-M143 includes:
- the ilvC gene encoding ketol-acid reductoisomerase, with the protein MARMYYDADANLDLFNGKTVAIIGYGSQGHAHALNLKESGANVIVGLYSGSKSKDKAEAAGLTVKPVADAAKLADLIMILLPDEVQKTVYQNEIAPNLKAGDTLAFAHGFNIHFGQVVPPADVDVIMVAPKGPGHLVRRTYEQGEGVPCLFAVYQDASGQARDRAMAYAKGVGGTRAGILETTFREETETDLFGEQVVLCGGLSALIKSGFETLVEAGYQPELAYFECLHEVKLIVDLVVEGGLAKMRDSISNTAEYGDYTRGHRIVTDATRAEMKKILHEIQAGQFAREFVLESQSGNAGFTAMRRQEAEHPIEEVGKDLRAMFSWLKKA; encoded by the coding sequence ATGGCCCGGATGTACTACGACGCTGATGCGAATTTAGACTTATTCAATGGTAAAACCGTTGCAATTATCGGATACGGTTCTCAAGGACACGCCCATGCTTTAAACCTGAAAGAAAGCGGCGCGAACGTCATTGTTGGCTTGTACTCCGGAAGTAAGTCCAAAGACAAAGCAGAAGCTGCCGGGCTAACCGTGAAACCAGTGGCAGACGCCGCCAAACTGGCAGACCTCATCATGATTTTACTGCCGGACGAAGTACAAAAAACCGTCTACCAGAACGAAATTGCTCCCAACCTCAAGGCTGGAGACACCCTCGCCTTTGCCCACGGGTTTAACATTCATTTCGGACAAGTCGTCCCTCCTGCCGATGTTGACGTCATTATGGTGGCGCCGAAAGGACCGGGACATTTGGTTCGCCGCACCTACGAACAAGGAGAAGGCGTGCCTTGCTTGTTTGCCGTGTATCAAGATGCTTCCGGACAAGCTCGCGATCGCGCTATGGCTTATGCGAAAGGCGTTGGCGGTACTCGCGCTGGCATCCTGGAAACCACCTTTAGAGAAGAAACTGAAACCGATTTATTTGGCGAACAAGTGGTCTTGTGCGGTGGCTTAAGTGCCCTGATCAAGAGCGGGTTTGAAACCCTGGTGGAAGCCGGATATCAGCCGGAACTGGCCTACTTTGAATGCTTGCACGAAGTCAAACTCATCGTCGATCTCGTCGTTGAAGGCGGACTAGCTAAAATGCGCGACAGTATCTCCAATACCGCTGAATACGGCGACTATACTCGCGGTCATCGCATCGTCACCGACGCCACCCGCGCTGAAATGAAGAAAATTCTGCACGAAATCCAAGCCGGACAGTTCGCGCGCGAGTTCGTCCTGGAAAGCCAGTCAGGAAACGCTGGATTTACCGCCATGCGCCGCCAAGAAGCCGAACACCCCATTGAGGAAGTCGGTAAAGATCTGCGCGCCATGTTTAGTTGGTTGAAAAAAGCCTAA